The Chanodichthys erythropterus isolate Z2021 chromosome 14, ASM2448905v1, whole genome shotgun sequence genome window below encodes:
- the rsph1 gene encoding radial spoke head 1 homolog isoform X2 — protein MSDVGSEEFDDEHGSLGEYEGDRNEAGERHGQGKAVLPNGDTYQGAYENGKRSGQGTYKFKNGARYIGEWYMNLKHGQGLFYYPDGSKYEGSWVDDQRQGHGVYTYPNGDTYDGEWLHHQRHGQGTYTHHDTGSQYMGRWIMGKMESAGELIHLNHRYKGNFVNNNPSGTGKYVFDIGCEQHGEYLQIEQDKGDTEEDEPPITTTLKWKPKALTGLSVRANEKDSATSDQAVVEE, from the exons ATGTCAGACGTTGGCTCTGAAGAGTTTGACGACGAGCATGGCTCTCTGGGG GAGTATGAGGGAGACAGAAATGAAGCCGGAGAGAGACATGGACAGGGCAAAGCTGTCTTGCCTAATGGAGACACTTACCAAGGAGCATATGAAAACGGCAAGAGATCTGGCCAG GGGACATATAAGTTCAAGAATGGGGCCAGATACATTGGAGAATGgtacatgaatttaaaacacgGACAAGGCTTATTTTATTACCCAGATGGCTCCAAATATGAAG gAAGCTGGGTGGATGAccagcgacagggtcatggtGTTTACACATACCCCAATGGAGACACATATGATGGTGAATGGCTGCACCATCAAAG aCATGGGCAGGGTACATATACACATCATGACACAGGTTCTCAGTACATGGGCAGGTGGATCATGGGTAAAATGGAGTCAGCCGGGGAGCTTATCCATTTGAACCACAGATATAAGGGCAACTTTGTCAATAATAAT CCCTCTGGTACAGGGAAGTATGTGTTTGACATTGGGTGTGAGCAGCATGGAGAGTATCTCCAGATAGAGCAG GACAAAGGAGATACAGAGGAAGATGAACCTCCCATAACCACCACATTGAAGTGGAAACCCAAGGCTCTTACTGGGCTTTCTGTTCGGGCAAATGAGAAGGATTCTGCCACCTCAG ATCAAGCTGTGGTGGAAGAGTGA
- the rsph1 gene encoding radial spoke head 1 homolog isoform X1 encodes MSDVGSEEFDDEHGSLGEYEGDRNEAGERHGQGKAVLPNGDTYQGAYENGKRSGQGTYKFKNGARYIGEWYMNLKHGQGLFYYPDGSKYEGSWVDDQRQGHGVYTYPNGDTYDGEWLHHQRHGQGTYTHHDTGSQYMGRWIMGKMESAGELIHLNHRYKGNFVNNNPSGTGKYVFDIGCEQHGEYLQIEQQDKGDTEEDEPPITTTLKWKPKALTGLSVRANEKDSATSDQAVVEE; translated from the exons ATGTCAGACGTTGGCTCTGAAGAGTTTGACGACGAGCATGGCTCTCTGGGG GAGTATGAGGGAGACAGAAATGAAGCCGGAGAGAGACATGGACAGGGCAAAGCTGTCTTGCCTAATGGAGACACTTACCAAGGAGCATATGAAAACGGCAAGAGATCTGGCCAG GGGACATATAAGTTCAAGAATGGGGCCAGATACATTGGAGAATGgtacatgaatttaaaacacgGACAAGGCTTATTTTATTACCCAGATGGCTCCAAATATGAAG gAAGCTGGGTGGATGAccagcgacagggtcatggtGTTTACACATACCCCAATGGAGACACATATGATGGTGAATGGCTGCACCATCAAAG aCATGGGCAGGGTACATATACACATCATGACACAGGTTCTCAGTACATGGGCAGGTGGATCATGGGTAAAATGGAGTCAGCCGGGGAGCTTATCCATTTGAACCACAGATATAAGGGCAACTTTGTCAATAATAAT CCCTCTGGTACAGGGAAGTATGTGTTTGACATTGGGTGTGAGCAGCATGGAGAGTATCTCCAGATAGAGCAG CAGGACAAAGGAGATACAGAGGAAGATGAACCTCCCATAACCACCACATTGAAGTGGAAACCCAAGGCTCTTACTGGGCTTTCTGTTCGGGCAAATGAGAAGGATTCTGCCACCTCAG ATCAAGCTGTGGTGGAAGAGTGA
- the stx19 gene encoding syntaxin-19 produces the protein MKDRMEELRQRMKASDKMVDNNPFNTEEDMDPSSLIGLQAVIFEAEPVLENFLKEAQNIRDSIEELNSEVNKFSQQQRNFMATIRRLSIMKKESSMTRDIKLLAESLNKRLDALSKQAKRTEAELGPDTATSRIQKAQHATLFRQFQQVMRQHNDAILSKQDKCKQFIIRQLEVSGREVSEEEVDNMIEQGKWEIFNENIIVDAKITRTQLSEIEQRHKELLNLESNMKDLRDLFLDVFMLVEEQGHQIESIQANVEKTQDYVSVSKEKFKMAARYKKKNPLRRLCCCCCPWFR, from the coding sequence ATGAAGGACCGCATGGAGGAGCTGCGTCAGCGGATGAAGGCCAGCGATAAGATGGTGGACAACAACCCCTTCAACACGGAGGAGGACATGGACCCGTCCTCGCTGATAGGCCTGCAGGCTGTGATCTTTGAGGCGGAGCCTGTCCTGGAGAACTTCCTGAAGGAGGCACAGAACATTCGTGACAGCATTGAGGAGCTGAACTCGGAAGTCAATAAGTTCAGCCAGCAGCAGAGAAACTTTATGGCCACCATCAGGCGTCTCAGCATCATGAAAAAGGAGAGCAGCATGACACGAGACATCAAGTTGTTGGCAGAGAGCCTGAATAAAAGGCTAGATGCTCTTTCCAAGCAGGCTAAGCGAACTGAGGCTGAGCTGGGCCCAGACACCGCCACGTCCCGTATCCAGAAGGCCCAGCACGCGACCCTTTTCCGCCAGTTCCAGCAAGTAATGCGACAACACAATGACGCGATTCTGAGCAAGCAGGACAAATGCAAGCAGTTTATCATCCGGCAGCTGGAGGTTTCAGGCCGTGAGGTGTCCGAAGAGGAGGTGGATAACATGATAGAGCAAGGCAAGTGGGAGATCTTCAATGAGAACATCATAGTGGATGCAAAGATCACTCGTACGCAGCTCTCGGAGATAGAGCAACGCCACAAAGAGCTCCTAAACCTGGAAAGCAACATGAAGGACCTCAGAGATCTCTTTCTAGATGTGTTCATGCTGGTGGAAGAGCAAGGGCACCAGATAGAGAGCATACAAGCAAATGTGGAGAAGACACAAGACTATGTATCAGTCTCAAAGGAGAAGTTCAAAATGGCTGCCAGATACAAGAAGAAGAACCCTCTCAGAAGACTGTGCTGTTGTTGCTGTCCTTGGTTCAGATAG